The following coding sequences are from one Triticum aestivum cultivar Chinese Spring chromosome 5A, IWGSC CS RefSeq v2.1, whole genome shotgun sequence window:
- the LOC123103880 gene encoding probable CCR4-associated factor 1 homolog 7 gives MATPTVEKPDGVEIREVWAENLEAEFAVIREIVDDYPYVAMDTEFPGVVCRPLGTFKSNADFNYATLKANVDMLKLIQLGLTFSDERGGLPALGPDGRPCVWQFNFRGFDPRTDVAAADSIDLLRRSGIDFARHAAEGADSRRFAELLMSSGVVLNAEIHWVTFHSGYDFGYLLKLLTGSNLPDTSSGFFDLIRIYFPVIYDIKHLMRFCNSLHGGLNKLAELLDVERVGICHQAGSDSLLTALSFNKLKESYFGGLTEKYAGVLYGLGTEGGETTSVH, from the coding sequence ATGGCGACGCCGACCGTAGAGAAGCCCGACGGGGTGGAGATCCGCGAGGTGTGGGCGGAGAACCTCGAGGCCGAGTTCGCCGTGATCCGGGAGATCGTCGACGACTACCCCTACGTCGCCATGGACACCGAGTTCCCCGGCGTCGTCTGCCGCCCGCTCGGCACCTTCAAGTCCAACGCCGACTTCAACTACGCCACGCTCAAGGCCAACGTCGACATGCTCAAGCTCATCCAGCTCGGCCTCACCTTCTCCGACGAGCGCGGCGGCCTCCCCGCCCTCGGCCCGGACGGCCGCCCCTGCGTCTGGCAGTTCAACTTCCGGGGCTTCGACCCGCGCACCGACGTCGCCGCCGCGGACTCCATCGACCTGCTGCGCCGCAGCGGGATCGACTTCGCCCGCCACGCCGCCGAGGGGGCCGACTCGCGCCGCTTCGCCGAGCTGCTCATGTCCTCCGGCGTCGTCCTCAACGCCGAGATCCACTGGGTCACCTTCCACAGCGGCTACGACTTCGGCTACTTGCTCAAGCTGCTCACGGGCTCCAACCTGCCGGACACCAGCTCCGGATTCTTCGACCTCATCAGGATTTACTTCCCCGTGATCTACGACATCAAACACCTGATGAGATTCTGCAATAGCCTCCACGGCGGGCTGAACAAGCTCGCTGAGCTGCTCGACGTCGAGCGGGTCGGGATCTGCCATCAGGCGGGCTCCGATTCTCTGCTCACCGCGCTCTCCTTCAACAAGCTCAAGGAGTCATACTTCGGCGGATTAACTGAGAAATATGCTGGTGTGTTGTATGGTCTAGGCACAGAGGGCGGGGAAACCACCTCTGTTCACTGA